The genome window GGATCCGGAGATCCGCTACACGCAATCGGGCAAGGCAGTAACCAAGTTTACGCTCGCGGTCAACAACCCGCGCAACAAAGAGGAGACCACGTTCGTCGACATCGTCGCGTGGGACCGGCTCGGCGAAACCTGCAACACCTATTTAAAGAAGGGCTCGAGCACACTGGTCGAGGGCCGTCTGGTAATTCGTTCCTACGACGACAAGGACGGCAACAAACGCAAAGCGACCGAAGTGGTGATCGACAACATGCAGATGCTCACCTCGCGCGGCGGCGGGAGCGGTGAAGGCGGCGGCGATTTCGGCGGCGGCGGCGGCGGTTATGCCGGCGCACGCAGCAGCGGCGGCGGCGCAGCGAACGGC of Candidatus Baltobacteraceae bacterium contains these proteins:
- the ssb gene encoding single-stranded DNA-binding protein, coding for MAGSYNRVILVGNLTRDPEIRYTQSGKAVTKFTLAVNNPRNKEETTFVDIVAWDRLGETCNTYLKKGSSTLVEGRLVIRSYDDKDGNKRKATEVVIDNMQMLTSRGGGSGEGGGDFGGGGGGYAGARSSGGGAANGASAGDAFGDELDDEIPF